A DNA window from Trichosurus vulpecula isolate mTriVul1 chromosome 2, mTriVul1.pri, whole genome shotgun sequence contains the following coding sequences:
- the LOC118836220 gene encoding immunoglobulin superfamily member 1-like, whose protein sequence is MGPTLTSLISIDPLPKPILWAVPSPVVPEGEDITLRCQGHLGSDRFQLWKDGELGDERNASWQQAEFVLRNVDDSRNARSYTCRSGQGPLWSELSEPLALVVTGSTVTIWCKISQPATSNDYSFALLEAKSLEPLQRQSPAVTQAAFSLVSVTAEDTGSYSCIYYRKTAPYTGSYPSKTLELIVLGSLPKPSLSALPGLVVEPGMHVTLQCRQPPQNVINGLTYTLLKVGTSEPLQSQSPSGTSADFPLFSVRAQDAGRYSCVYHERMAPYQVSEASEVLEIWVTDGLPKPSLSAWPFPEVASGSDVTFLCQGPARGIRFVLYKEGDEKNLPSMDTSQGGAQFFLTHVTPKHSGNYSCRYQINSNGSLWTQQSDPLQLIVKGSVPSNSLLITLSCLSFIIILLLCLFLLAILCQRSITVDECGKDRVKPLRVYRSVQVETKGTIGELAPSCRPPVPMVEGSQGVTYTQLNIRTLNKRKTNPEETRTEPTLYATVALN, encoded by the exons ATGGGTCCCACGCTCACTTCTCTGATCTCCATTG ACCCTCTACCCAAGCCCATCCTCTGGGCTGTCCCCAGTCCTGTGGTCCCTGAGGGAGAAGACATAACCCTGAGGTGCCAGGGCCATCTGGGGAGTGACCGATTCCAGCTCTGGAAGGATGGAGAGCTCGGAGATGAGAGAAATGCCTCCTGGCAGCAGGCAGAGTTTGTGCTCAGGAATGTGGATGACTCGAGAAATGCAAGAAGCTACACCTGCCGCTCTGGGCAGGGGCCCTTGTGGTCAGAGCTCAGTGAGCCCCTGGCCCTGGTGGTGACAG GATCAACAGTGACCATCTGGTGCAAAATATCACAACCGGCAACCAGTAATGACTACAGTTTTGCCCTGCTGGAGGCAAAGAGCCTAGAGCCCTTGCAGAGACAGAGCCCTGCAGTGACCCAGGCTGCTTTCTCACTTGTGTCTGTGACGGCTGAGGATACTGGGAGCTACAGCTGTATTTACTACAGGAAGACAGCCCCCTACACGGGATCATATCCCAGCAAGACCTTGGAGCTGATTGTGCTTG GATctctccccaagccttccctctcagCCCTCCCAGGCCTTGTGGTGGAGCCTGGGATGCACGTGACTCTCCAGTGCCGGCAGCCCCCTCAGAATGTCATCAATGGCCTGACCTACACTCTGCTGAAGGTGGGGACCTCTGAGCCCTTGCAGAGCCAGAGCCCATCTGGGACCTCAGCtgattttcccctcttctctgtgAGAGCCCAGGATGCCGGCAGGTATAGCTGTGTCTACCATGAGAGGATGGCTCCATaccaggtgtctgaggccagcgaGGTCCTGGAGATCTGGGTGACAG ATGGActtcccaagccttccctctcagCCTGGCCCTTCCCAGAGGTGGCCTCAGGGTCTGACGTGACCTTCCTGTGCCAGGGGCCCGCAAGAGGCATTAGGTTTGTTCTGTACAAGGAGGGAGATGAGAAAAACCTACCAAGCATGGATACTTCTCAAGGTGGGgcccagttcttcttgactcatGTGACCCCCAAGCACTCAGGCAATTACAGCTGCAGATACCAAATCAACAGCAATGGAAGTCTCTGGACACAACAGAGTGACCCCCTGCAGCTCATAGTGAAAG gTTCAGTTCCCAGTAACTCCCTCCTCATCACCCTCAGCTGCCTTTCcttcatcatcatcctcctcctttgCCTTTTCTTGCTGGCAATCCTCTGCCAACGATCCATCACTGTGGATGAGTGTGGCAAGGACAGAGTGAAACCTCTCAGGGT ATACCGAAGTGTCCAAGTAGAGACCAAGGGAACCATCGGTGAGTTAGCTCCATCTTGTCGTCCCCCT GTCCCCATGGTTGAAGGTTCCCAGGGAGTGACCTACACTCAGCTGAACATAAGAACCTTGAATAAGAGGAAAACCAACCCTGAGGAGACACGCACAGAACCCACCCTCTATGCCACTGTGGCCTTGAATTAA